The Etheostoma cragini isolate CJK2018 chromosome 15, CSU_Ecrag_1.0, whole genome shotgun sequence genome window below encodes:
- the LOC117958288 gene encoding serine/threonine-protein kinase NLK2-like, protein MAFHGAGRQTVCGDLFPGSELGHKYFCVNSSCGAPSTGLSATPCLTGPTAPAGTPRHPTALGGSAGGGAAVPQPYSNPASEVPSPAEMEPDRPIGYGAFGVVW, encoded by the coding sequence ATGGCATTTCACGGCGCCGGCCGGCAGACCGTGTGCGGAGACCTGTTCCCGGGCTCGGAGCTGGGCCACAAGTACTTCTGTGTGAACTCGTCCTGCGGAGCCCCCTCCACCGGCCTCAGCGCCACGCCGTGCCTGACCGGACCCACCGCCCCGGCCGGGACCCCGCGCCACCCCACGGCTCTCGGGGGGAGCGCCGGCGGGGGGGCGGCGGTGCCTCAGCCCTACAGCAACCCGGCCAGCGAGGTGCCCAGCCCGGCGGAGATGGAGCCCGACCGCCCCATCGGTTATGGAGCGTTTGGTGTAGTCTGGTAA